From Octopus sinensis linkage group LG14, ASM634580v1, whole genome shotgun sequence:
tttgcgatatccttaaagccaggaactttcagtCCCTCCCacctcacatgtatacacacacatgtataaaatttctatgcacacttgcacacacatttttatatctaCATGACTACCAAAGGTAGATAAATGGAGGTTTTGGAACATTGTTTAACAATTGGATTGAGTACATATACTGTTCAAATGCACTTAGGAAGGTGCAAAACTCacaatatcatattttctttttaccttctaTAACTCAAAGGctttatacataagtatattctTCTCATCTTTTACAAGCACCTATACAAAAAGATAGGactattggtttcatgttaacaATGAACGAGTCAAAATATTTCTAGTTGTAGAATTGCtagcaaggtggtgagctggcagaaacattagcatgcgggcgaaatgcttagcagtttttcatctgctgttacgtgctgagttcaaattccgctgaggttgactttgcctttcatcctttcagggtcgataaattaagtaccagttatgcactggggttgatgtaatcgacttaacccctctgtctgtccttgtttgtcccctctatgtttagccctttgtgggcaataaagaaataagaattgctaACAAAATATGTTCCTTGTCAGCATGAAACTATTGGCTCCCAGCTTTCTCACCTATATTccattataaaatttattaatttatttcctaACTTCTGCTCTTATATACTCCTTCTTTCTATttgttctacatacatacatgtttatatatatatatatatatatatataatcatttcatATACACAATTTAGAAAGGTGTCAATGTACGATGGATGTCAACTTGGAAGTTCCTTTCCTGATACATTCCATTCTCTTGATACAAAATAGTGCCAGTGGTAGGATATGATGGTTGGCAATCCAAAAACATGCTCTTTGAAGTTGGTTGGTCTTACACCACATCTCCTCTCAGGTACTCATCTCTTCTCCTTTTGTCACCtatattgagtgagtgagtgagtgagtgagtgagtgagtgagtgagtgtgtgtgtgtgtaggtgtcctCATTCCTGGCCCTACACTAATCCCTGCCATCTAATCCTTCTTCCCTAGAATTCCCTCCCTGCACATGTTCAAGAGAAATATCAATTACATTATTCTTGGCAGTCTTGGAGGCCTTGTAGAAGATCAAGAGCACAGACCCTTCTTTCATAATAAACTATTGAAAATATAAAGTTACCCTCTCTATTTGGTCATTGACTTctccacatacatgtatgcgtacacacacataatctctaACCAGCTGGTATTATTTCATTTCTAGAATACTCTATTAATATGTAACAGAAAGATAACAATCACACGTACTGTAATGAACAAccataatgatgttgatgacaagaatgacaatgatggtgttgttaatgatgctgctgctgctgttgccaatgatgatgatgatgttgatggcaatgatgatgatgatgatgatgaagcaacaAAACTTCAAACCAATGTCTTTGCAGAATAACCTGCTACACTTTATTTCAGAAATGCTATTTGAACATGTTGCAATTGTGTTAATCAGCTGCAGTTTTTTGTACTTGCTTGCCACCACCACTAGtgctgccaccgccaccgccaccaccaccactactgccaacaCCACTGCTATCTCCACCAAATTGTGAAGCTGAAGAACCAGGCGAATTGGTCCAGTCTCCACCAGAACCTGTTAAGTGTGGGATTGAAAATGGTCTTGACCAGAAATAATTGCTATCCCAAGTTTGCGGCATCTGGGACAAGTAGGAAGAGTTCACCCATGGAGACCCAATAGCAGGTGGTTGGAGACAAAGGGCTGAAGTGGAGGAAAGTGGCTGATTTGATGGGAAGTTCTCTTGGCGCTCCTTGTGGGAATTTTTAGCTTTTGACTGTTTTGATTGTCCGTTGGATATCATTGTCTGTTGGAGGGAATTTCTGCGCATGTCAGTTGTTGATGATAGATTAAGACAGTTCTGTGATACATTAGAACTATTAGAGTCTGAGAATGGCATTTCATAATTGTGGTGAGTGCGTAAATGATTTTTCAGATTAGCCTTTTGTGCAAAAGACTTTTCACAAAATTGACAATGAAATGACTTTTGACCTGAATGTGTTCGTCTGTGGTTATCTAAGTTAGCTCTCTGTGAGAATGACTTTGAACACAACTCACATGAGAAAGGCTTTTCTCCAGTGTGTGTTCGACGGTGGCTGTCTAAATTTGCTCTTTGGGGGAAGGATTTATCACACAGATCACACTTGAATGGACGTTCTCCTGTATGCGTACGCCTGTGACTGTCCAAGTTTGCTCTCTGACAGAAAGATTTTGGGCAGAATTCGCAACTGTATGGTCTTTCACCAGAATGAGTCCTCATGTGAATTTTTAGATTTCCTTGCTGAGCAAAACTTTTCCTACAAACTATACAGACATATGGTTTTAAACCTGTGTGTGTACGTTCATGATTTTTCAGGTCTGTTTGTTGAGAAAAACCTCGAGTGCAGAACTGACAAAcaaatggtttttctcctgtatgagttcTTATATGATTTTTAAGATTGATATTTAGTGTGAAGCTTTTACTGCACTCTGGACATTGAAacagtttctctccagtatgaattcgGCGATGACTGTCGAGATTTGCTTTCTGGCAAAAAGACTTACTGCACAAATCACAGctatatggtttttcaccagagTGAGTTCGGAAATGCACTTTCAGATTTCCTTGCTGAGCAAATGATTTGCAGCACACAGTACAAATGTAAGGTTTTTGACCTGTGTGAGTTCGTTCATGATTCTTCAAGTCTGTTTGTTGTGCAAATGCTTTAGGGCAGTAGGTACAAACATATGGCCGTTCACCACTGTGTATACGATAATGTGTTTTCAAATTGATTTGCTGTGAAAAAGCTTTGCTGCATATATTGCACTCATACAATTTCTCCCCAGTATGGATGCGTTCATGATTCTTCAGGTTTGTCTGTTGCGTAAATGACTTGGAACACGTACTGCAAGCGTAAGGCTTCACACCTGTATGGGTGCGGATGTGACTATCCAGATTTGCTCTCTGTGAAAAGCATTTGTCGCAGAATTCACAATGGAAAGGCCGCTCACCAGTGTGGGTGCGTCGGTGATTGTCAAAATTTGCCCGTTGGGCAAAGGTTTTATTACAGAATTCACAGCTATATGGTTTCTCACCACTGTGTGTCATCTGATGAGTTTTTAGGTGGGCCCGCTGTGAAAATGCCTTACTGCAGTGGCCACAATAAAAATGCTTTTCATCAGCTGGTGCCCGTTCATGATTGTCAAGATTAGTTCTTCGTGCAAAGCCCTTACGGCAGATTTCGCACTTGTAAGGTTTCTGTGAGGTTGCGTTTATAGAGATTCCTGCAGATGGAATATTATTACCAGTGCTAGGCATGCCattactgttactgttgttgctgttattgttgttattgttgttgctgttgttgttgcagttgttgctgttattattgttgttgatttgtcCAGGCTGGTTAAGTTTGGCAGGTTTTTGGCTGTATAACCCACTTGCAGCAACATGTGGGTCTCTTGAGAGGAATACTTTATTGCATAGATCATAACTGAACTGGTTTCCTAAGGCATACATAGACTGGAGAGAATACATGAGCTTGGAATATTCAGAACTTGAACAGTTCTCCAGTGTGTACTTCAtcatgatgttgttattgttactattgttgcttAGCTCTAGGTCAGCCCTAAATAGGTTGACCTAAGATCAAAAGTTTTCAAGATGTGTCCACGCTGTTTTGTTTTCAGCAATAATATATCAAgggctacattattcaatatgctctttgtttttgttttttaaggtgTGATTTGTAAgcgatatggctgctattttgaCTCCATAGAGGCTCCCTCATTCTTCAATTATGTGTAAGAATAATCAAAACATTCCTTACAAAGTCACATCTCTGGGTCATAAGGTCCCTTCATTGCTCTGTAACAGTTTGTTAAACATTCTATTCAAGAGATAATGAAAAAAGACATCTTTAAAAATCAGTTGTTAATAACTGAAAAATTATTGATGGTAGACCATCAATAATAGTGCAGGGTTAAAAAACCAAAGCAGATTCACCACTGATGAAGGTAAAATTATGGaaggagttctggagctgagTAACATTAATGAATAATAGACAAAGAAGACAAACAGGAAAACTTCATGAAAGATAGTTATAGTCTGTTCCAGGCTAAAGTGGTTAGAGGTTAAATAAAAATTTCTCTCTAGGTAGTCATACAGCTGTGTTTGTgtctgaaacaaaagaaacaacaggttATTAAGTGGAATTACTGAAACATTAATTCTACAAGGAGACATTGATATCAGTAAGTTACTTTGCACATTAGGTAAGGCATGTATATGGTTTTGAAGaatccactagaaatagcaggcaaaactctctcaaatcacacctaacTATCTTAAATAAGAgtaaggacacattaaataacaTTATACTGGATACCTTTAAAAATACAGGATAGTCTTTGGGtaaaacatcaacagcaacaacattgggTGTATATATCCTATGATAATTACAGTGTTGGATATGAATTTTATAGACACCAATAACTTATTTgtttacatatctattatatatcatgATTTGTGAACAATAATGTCATTTGTTAGAGATTTCTAACATATCGATCAATGCTTGACTGTATTTATTATGGCAAGAGTGACATGGGAGTTCTTGTGAAACATAATTCAGAACAAACTCTGCAGGATATTTGAGAGCAAAAGCAAAAGTACCAGTTTATTGGTTTTCTTGCTGATGTGTATATCATTTGATGATGTACATAAAGagcaatatatacgtatgcaagacatatgcatgtgtgtgtgtgtgtgtgtgtgtatgtatgtatgtatgtatgaatgtatgaatgaatgcatgcatgcatgtatgtatgaggctTGTGTACTAAGTGCAATGCTGTATGGTATAGGGCTAGAATGAAAGGTATCTGCAGAGAttacaaacaaatgaaatatgtacTGCTGGATATGTAAATTTAGTATGCATGAATGATGAAGCACAAATGAAGTGAGAGGAAAACTATTATATTTACTCATGTATGAATCTCCTACTTAATTAGGGTTAAATTTTGGTATAAAATTTTTTCCTCCATAGTTTTAGCTTTGCCCTGTGTATAAGTTGCACACCAGATTTTACagttaaaatcaagtataaaatagTGTAACTTATACACAAGTATAGTAGGTATAAAAGGAATGAGTTgcagtgtacaagagagaagactgatgTTATAGTTATGTGATGTATATGGGGTTTGTCTGTAGTATAATAGAAGTGCTGAATACTTAAAGTGGAAGGAACTTGTGAAACAGGAAGATGTGGGGAAAAGTAGTGAAGTCTGATTTCAAGAAGCAGAACCTTgtgaaggagatgacaaaagactgtAATGATTGATGAGATGCAATTGGTGACACATGATGCTGGAGAAAACCTACCCATTTGTACAAATATATCagaataaatgttaaaatattaatagCAATGGATGTGAGGATGTATAATTTAACACTGGATCTCTCATTTAAATTTCCATCAACTGCTTCCTCCCCTTCAATACCCTCTCATATTGCACTCAGTCCTCTCTCCTGATGAGGGACAGCAATGGATCTGACTCCCTTCTCTCCCATCATAACATCTGTGTAACAGGGGACTGTACTAGATCTGACTTTATTCAATACACCCTATCACTACCATCCTGCCAGCCAACACACTCTAACCAGTGTTCCTTTTCCACCATCTGTCACTTTTTCTTATGATTGCCCATTCTCTGTTGATattcattactctctctctctctctctcatcaggaAACATGCAACTGCCATCACTATTTCTCTTCCATTACTCCCTCCCCTACAATTCTCTCATGCAAATCATACTCcctttctcttatattctttcatcATCTGTCTTGGTTTTTCTGTCATCATTCTTTCTTTGATTCACTATCTTGGTCACACTGCTTCTTAATGAACAGACAGAAGAGAACATAAAGTTGGAAGAACTCCTTAGTTTTGTTTGGTACAAGacaacttcactagtgctggtgctgtgATAAAATGCAgttgtacattctgtaaagtgaatGGTAAATAAGCAAAGACAACAAAGTCCTGATCTCTTGAAGTCATGACAACCTCTCGAGCACTAGTGCTAAGGTAAAATGTATGAGTACACTCTGAAAAGTGGTGGGTTCTAGGAAAGGAATTTACTCATAGAATTCTTGTTAAAATGGAATGTATAAGTGAGACATGGTCACCTGACCTATACTGGACTGTTACAACCCATCATACCCATGTCAGAATGGAAAGACAAtgtaaaatatgatgatgatgatgatgatgatgataatgacagtaatgttggcagtgatgatgatgatgatgatggtgatgttgatagtgatggtggtgacagaaATATGTTCATGGCAGTTGAAACACAAAAGTGAAAATTATGACAAATGTACAATTATTggcagagagggggagagggaagagagattgagagagagaaagagcagaggtaatcctttagcatttaaaccagctatatctggtccgaatattctacctgttttatgttaaaagtagccagatccagcttctcacacctaccctacaatgtcataataaaaattatacaattacatcatcaaaatctcgaagctacaagataaagcacatttaattcaaaacaatgtgaatacataGGTATTGgtattaaatttgacagagtaatgtgaatgctgAAGAATTAAATGTTTCAGTTGTTATGTGGAAGTCAGGTGACTGAACCAGTCTGAACGGATGATACAAATAGATGATAATCAGTAAAAATTGCCACACACTGACAGAAAAGGTTTCCCTAACTGAAAAAATTATAGCTACATATTTTCTATGATTAAATCATTTTAGAACAACCGACCTGAGACCAGCACCTCTAAATCATTCATACAAAACCTGtttggttaggaagcttgcttctcaaatccagggtttcaagttcagtcccactgtgtgacaccttgggtgagtgtcttctgctttagcctcaggctgaccaaagccttgtgattgaatttggtaggcagaagtttctgttgtgtgtatacatgtgtgtgaaagcGCATGTACCTCCTAAAGCTTTTGTAAGttagttaaattaaaagaaaaaaaaaaacactgacttTGATGGTTCAGTGTTGTTTTCAGTGATAAGGATCCAGATTTTAATCAACTGGCCTATCTACTCATTAAagtcactcatcatcatcatcatcatcatcatttaacatctgttgtccatgttggcatgggctggatggtttgaccagagctggcaagctggagagctacaccaggctcgtctgatttggcttggtttctatggctggatgcccttcctaacagcaaccacgtTACAGAGTATGCAGGGTGTTCTTAAATAAAAAAACCCTTAAAATACTTCTCAGGTACCATCAGCATAACAAAGCTGTATTTttggaattacaggtacaactcatcttCTTTAAAGAGCAAGAGACAGGAATGAGAAATCCCTCACTGCAATCAAATATATTGACATTTTACCACTGTTTAACATCATTCCCCACTGCAATGTGTGTGGGATGATGAGAGAGTGTGGAGAATGAAGGAATAAGAGCAAGAAAGAGTGCGGGGAATGAAGTAATGTGAGTAATGAAAGAATGTAGAGGAAAGCATGAGCAAGGGGAATGAGCAAGGTAATGTAAGAGCTCTCAGCTATAGTCCAGGTTACAGCTAACTACATCAAATAGTAAGAAGCACCAAGTCTCCATattatttgtaattgttttggattatatacatttatatatatcttttatctttcacttgtttcaatcatttgaccaaGGCTATGGTGGATCACTGCCTTTGAACAatttttagttgagtaaatcgaccccggtacttaattCTTTTAAGCCTGTTAATAagtattgtatcggtctcttttgccaaaccactaagtgactgagatgtaaacacaccaacaatggttgtcaaacaatactgaggaacaaacacaggcacaagaacagacatgcatgcatgcatacatacacacacacacacacatacacacacacacatacatacatacatatgatggacttctttcagtttctgtctaccaaatccactcacaaagctttggcccaaggttataataaaagacactttcccaaagtatcatgcagtgggactgaacttggaatcatgtagtttggaagcaaatttcttgccacagttatgcctgtgcctatatatcatacacacacacacacacacacgtgcatgtgtgcacacacatatatacttacatactaaATACATTGTTTTGTTCACCTTTGAAATAAGTGGacttacatgcaaacatacatatatatctatacatacacacactaatgtatacacatacacacataatacaattAATTTGTGAAAAAAGATTAAGTGAAAGAAATTGTTACATTTTGAAACACACTTATTTTTGAGATCCTTAATTTTCAACACGTCCCCTGTCATTGCACATAGAGACAATGAGGTGATTATGAAGTCCTAGAAACATGTTTTGTAGCTGATTTTAACTTATAACTTGAATCATATTAGCTGCCATAGTTTGAAAGAAATCCTTAGAATGAAGTCTTCTTGAATAACCAGTCATCATTACATGACTCTCATAAAATTAAGCTGAAGTaattatgtttaaaataaaatcaacaaacaattaggcataggagtggctgtgtggtaagtagcttgctaacgaaccacatggttccgggttcagtcccactgcgtggcaccttgggcaagtgtcttctatagcttcgggctgaccaaagccttgtgagtggatttggttattggaaactgaaagaagcccgtcgtatagatgtatatatatatgtgtgtatgcatgtatgtatgtgtttgtgtgtctgtgtttgtctccccaacatcacctgacaaccgatgctggtgtgtttacgtccccgtaacttagcggttcggcaaaagagactgatagaataagtactaggcttacaaagaataagtcctggggttgatctgcttgactaaaggcggtgctccagcatggccacagtcaaatgactgaaacaagtaaaagagtaattattgtatctttttacttttacttgtttaatcATTCGATAGCGACTATGCTGGTGCATCACCTTTAAGagtttagttaaagaaatcaacctcagtacttattttttaaagccgggtacttatttcattggtcaCTTTTGTTGGTctgctagattacagggacgtaaacaaactaacatcaaTCAAGCAGTGAGAatgggtgacacacacacacacacacacaggcatgatGAGTTTACAGGCAAGTTTCTAACTGCCAAaaatcactcacaaagcattggttggttcATGTCAACTTAAAAAGCTAACATGGTTACTAAGTTAGCtttttaaccacagagccattcaTATGCCtgtaattaattttttcaatGACAATGCTAAAATAGATGCATCAAACTTTTAAATGTAGTTTACAAAATTACTTACATTCTGTAAGAGAATTACTGACTAGTAACTGGTACTGAAGAAGAGGTGTAACAGAAACAGCAAAGACTTCTATTGTAAGTTGCCTTTAACATATTTGTGAAGGGACTGAATAATGTTATAGAATCCATCtgtgaaaatacaaaagaaatgagAATAGGATAACTCAGTTGAGCACCAGTTTGTTTGGTATCTCACCATTAAGTTCTCAATTTTCTACTAGTCTTTCTGTATCTTTATCTGTTCTGTTATTGACCCACCAATCTGTGAGTGAGAAGTAATCTTATTAGGGTTAGGAAATTCCTGGCTCTGTTTATGGTAATTTCTTAAGATTACTTTTATATTTCTAGCTTTACTCTGTTGTATAATACATATCTGTTCATCCATCTGTATGAAACATATTTCCTCTCTAAAGAAGTagtatattggtttgaaattttggcacaaggccagtaattttgggggagagataagttgattccattgaccccaatgttcaactgataattattttatcgaccccaaaagtatgaaaggcaaagttaacttaggtggaatttgaactcagaatgtaaagatagatgaaatgctgctaagcattttgcccagcatgctaataattctgccagcccaTCACCTTGAGGAAGTTATATATTGAGCAACCATAACACCTCTAAATAATATTGAAAGGATTTAATAGAAAGCACCATCAACTGGAGCTTCTTTTGATATCTTCATTCATTTATGTTAAGGTACAAGGAAATTTCCACTACACTGTTGCAGTTCATCTGGAAACTCGAAAACTAGGGCTGACATGATCtccaatgaaatgaaatattattcaTAATGCCAAACTATACTTTTATGGGAACTGGAACTGTTTCATCTAGAATTCTAGATTATGAAGTATTGTTACCATCTTGAAAAACTGTCAAAGTTCCAAGATGTCTGAACACTGCATCCCATAGAAACCAGTTCCAGTGGGAGCTTCAACCTCCTAATGGAAGGAAATGGAAAGGATGTATTTAGAAAATAGAGGAATTATTCATAAAATTtgtattagaaaataaaaatagtaagatattcATCACAAACGCCTCCATTACATAAAATTTTTAACATCTCTAAAGCTCCCCATTGTACGTTCATCAGGAACCCATtgatggaggaaaaaaagaaattttggacATTTTGGGATTTTATTAAAATCAATGGTAAATTTGATCATGTCAAAAAAGAACATGTCAGttataatattaaagaaaaatgaaCCTAGGAAGAATATAagatttatttcctttattttagaATGATGAATGTATTCAGTTGATGGGTTCTACTGTGGGATGAAACAACTGGGTGCAGCTGTTTGGATACATGAAGcaatagacaaaaataaaaggcatggttgtgtggtttgcaacctcatggttctgggttcaattccactgcacagcactttgggcaagtgtctcctactatagccacaggctgacaAATATCaggagtgaacttggtagatggaaactatgtggaagccctttgtgtatatatatccaaagtAATCAATTACTGTGTAGTGTCATACAATATACCCATGCAACAGAAAATCCAAGAAATCCAAACAATAAATTTTTCTGTATGGAGTACATAAAGCATGAAGTTGAGGTGTGAAAAGTAGAAaccgattaatttttttttatatgacttCCATAAGATTACAACTGTTTTGTAACCTTTGGCATGTAGAATTATTAATTGTGGTGTGCAaaattatatgtacatgtttatatcaatatgtatgctcagcattatacaatacaatcatatattcacaaattgatgcaaataaagaaagctaactCATCAGGTCATCAGAAACATCATGGGTACATCTATGATTCAACtctaaacataaacacaaagtttACCTTTATATGTACAATGTATGGAAGGCCAGAATTGGACAACATTGAAATAATTTGGTCAGTAAagggaaacaaagagaaaaatagatcTGCTAGTGGTATTATTCTTTATAGAAGAATTTCACCTATGAACGCACCCAAATCAATTAAGTCAAAGtatttgaaatttattaaaagaatttACAATTCTTAATTAAAGTAAAATAACTAAAAGTAAACTAAAATAAGCAAATATAAGCCAAATCTTTTTGCAGAAAAATTTTGTTTGGATTTCCTAGATTTTTAGTTCTATAGACACGTTGCATTACACTACTTGGTCATTGATTACTATGTAAACCCCAATTCTGAATGGGGAGCTTACTGTGAATTCTGCTTGATCCTCTGAATCCAACTTTTCCtctcctctgatatatatatactattttacttgtttcagtcatttgactgtagccatgctggagcactgcctttagtcaagcaaatcaaccccaggacttattctttgtaagcctagtacttattctatcggtctcttttgctgaactgctaagttacagggacgtaaacacaccagcatcggttgtcaagcgatgttggaggggggacaaacacagacacacaaacacacatatatagagagagacatatatatgcgtgtgtgtctttgtatttgcccCCTCTTTCtactatttgacaactggtgttggtttgtttacatctccaagCAGTTCAGTAAGaattcaatagaataagtatcagactcaaaaagacaaaatgtaaacaaaaaagaaggaactgatgttgatttgttcaatgAGACCCCCTCAAGGTCgtgctgcagtatggccacaatccaa
This genomic window contains:
- the LOC115218931 gene encoding zinc finger protein 883-like codes for the protein MMKYTLENCSSSEYSKLMYSLQSMYALGNQFSYDLCNKVFLSRDPHVAASGLYSQKPAKLNQPGQINNNNNSNNCNNNSNNNNNNNSNNSNSNGMPSTGNNIPSAGISINATSQKPYKCEICRKGFARRTNLDNHERAPADEKHFYCGHCSKAFSQRAHLKTHQMTHSGEKPYSCEFCNKTFAQRANFDNHRRTHTGERPFHCEFCDKCFSQRANLDSHIRTHTGVKPYACSTCSKSFTQQTNLKNHERIHTGEKLYECNICSKAFSQQINLKTHYRIHSGERPYVCTYCPKAFAQQTDLKNHERTHTGQKPYICTVCCKSFAQQGNLKVHFRTHSGEKPYSCDLCSKSFCQKANLDSHRRIHTGEKLFQCPECSKSFTLNINLKNHIRTHTGEKPFVCQFCTRGFSQQTDLKNHERTHTGLKPYVCIVCRKSFAQQGNLKIHMRTHSGERPYSCEFCPKSFCQRANLDSHRRTHTGERPFKCDLCDKSFPQRANLDSHRRTHTGEKPFSCELCSKSFSQRANLDNHRRTHSGQKSFHCQFCEKSFAQKANLKNHLRTHHNYEMPFSDSNSSNVSQNCLNLSSTTDMRRNSLQQTMISNGQSKQSKAKNSHKERQENFPSNQPLSSTSALCLQPPAIGSPWVNSSYLSQMPQTWDSNYFWSRPFSIPHLTGSGGDWTNSPGSSASQFGGDSSGVGSSGGGGGGGGSTSGGGKQVQKTAAD